The Engystomops pustulosus chromosome 4, aEngPut4.maternal, whole genome shotgun sequence genome contains a region encoding:
- the TMPO gene encoding thymopoietin isoform X4 gives MAEFLEDPSILTKEKLKNELIANNIVLPSGEQRKDVYVQLYRQHLSSRNRNTPDFSSDEERESTPVRGRGRPPGRKATKKTDKPTVEGESEQEVTSLSNEALREELLKYGVKPGPILGSTRKVYEQRLLKLKEQQEVVSPPVADLSTADNKQNGNSDSAQYSDNDEPRTELTFEPREPLRSKPKAQVTSRSKKVEHNEAAEDNEAVSELNVKRSNRLPPKDFLPEIEDVSVNLASISGDAVSELTKVLDSEKGGRLQAVAKESTKVARRTPRKRVVAAEPIDDSDNSEPEPITEAVMTSSKQTLVDYQVIENFKHTNALRSVSEFTDLSRRTPKKQLISEKDSGNTNDRLETPNKTRQLKITKFITPVKKQIIEKAFVEEKREDRDVLKEMFPYEISTPTGISASCRRPIKGAAGRPFNLKDYKDYKLEDSYSSSKYISKYQPVVEEKPTKGKSGRSIPIWIKLLILVILAVLAFLVYHAMETNEGNPFAKWLQGNPNSIKEEN, from the exons ATGGCCGAGTTTTTGGAAGATCCCTCAATTCTCACCAAAGAGAAGCTCAAGAACGAACTTATAGCGAATAACATCGTTCTCCCGAGCGGGGAGCAGCGCAAAGACGTGTACGTGCAGCTGTACCGCCAGCACCTGAGCTCCCGCAACCGCAACACCCCGGACTTCTCCAGCGACGAGGAGCGGGAGTCCACGCCGGTGCGGGGCAGAGGACGGCCGCCGGGACGG AAAGCAACAAAGAAAACAGATAAACCCACTGTAGAAGGAGAGAGTGAGCAGGAAGTAACATCACTCAGCAATGAAGCTCTCCGGGAGGAATTGCTAAAATATGGAGTGAAACCAGGTCCGATTCTAG GCAGCACAAGAAAAGTCTATGAGCAAAGGCTCTTAAAGTTAAAGGAGCAGCAAGAGGTTGTGTCGCCTCCAGTAGCCGACCTGTCAACTGCAGATAACAAACAAAATGGAAATTCAGATTCTGCACAGTACAGTGACAATGATG AGCCCAGGACAGAGCTGACATTTGAGCCTAGGGAGCCACTGAGAAGTAAACCAAAAGCTCAAGTTACATCTCGGTCCAAAAAGGTGGAGCATAATGAG GCAGCAGAAGATAACGAAGCAGTTTCTGAATTAAATGTCAAACGAAGTAACAGGCTACCTCCAAAGGATTTTCTGCCTGAGATTGAGGATGTATCCGTCAATTTAGCT AGCATTTCTGGTGATGCCGTGTCTGAGCTTACAAAGGTGTTGGATTCTGAAAAAGGGGGTCGACTGCAGGCTGTTGCTAAAGAATCCACAAAAGTAGCAAGAAGAACACCAAGGAAGAGG gTGGTAGCTGCAGAACCTATTGATGATTCAGATAACTCTGAGCCTGAGCCCATAACCGAAGCTGTAATGACTTCAAGCAAGCAAACTTTA GTTGATTATCAGGTCATTGAGAATTTCAAGCATACAAACGCTTTGCGGTCAGTGAGTGAGTTCACAGATTTGTCAAGAAGGACCCCAAAGAAACAGCTGATCAGTGAAAAA GATTCTGGAAACACAAATGATCGGCTGGAGACTCCAAACAAGACGAGACAGTTGAAAATAACAAAGTTTATTACTCCTGTTAAAAAAC AGATTATAGAGAAAGCATTTGTGGAAGAAAAACGAGAAGACAGAGATGTTTTGAAGGAAATGTTTCCGTATGAAATTTCAACGCCTACCGGAATAAG TGCAAGTTGTCGTAGGCCGATTAAAGGAGCTGCAGGTCGACCTTTTAATTTGAAAGATTACAAAGATTACAAATTGGAGGATAGTTATTCTTCATCTAAATATATCTCAAAGTACCAACCTGTAGTTGAAGAGAAGCCTACGAAAGGGAAAAGTGGACGATCCATCCCCATCTGGATAAAGCTCCTTATTCTTGTCATTTTGGCAGTGCTTGCATTCTTGGTTTACCATGCTATGGAAACCAATGAAGGGAACCCTTTTGCAAAATGGCTCCAGGGCAACCCAAACAGCATCAAAGAAGAAAACTGA
- the TMPO gene encoding thymopoietin isoform X3 has product MAEFLEDPSILTKEKLKNELIANNIVLPSGEQRKDVYVQLYRQHLSSRNRNTPDFSSDEERESTPVRGRGRPPGRKATKKTDKPTVEGESEQEVTSLSNEALREELLKYGVKPGPILGSTRKVYEQRLLKLKEQQEVVSPPVADLSTADNKQNGNSDSAQYSDNDEPRTELTFEPREPLRSKPKAQVTSRSKKVEHNEAAEDNEAVSELNVKRSNRLPPKDFLPEIEDVSVNLASISGDAVSELTKVLDSEKGGRLQAVAKESTKVARRTPRKRVVAAEPIDDSDNSEPEPITEAVMTSSKQTLANEGFSQFESRQVDYQVIENFKHTNALRSVSEFTDLSRRTPKKQLISEKDSGNTNDRLETPNKTRQLKITKFITPVKKQIIEKAFVEEKREDRDVLKEMFPYEISTPTGISASCRRPIKGAAGRPFNLKDYKDYKLEDSYSSSKYISKYQPVVEEKPTKGKSGRSIPIWIKLLILVILAVLAFLVYHAMETNEGNPFAKWLQGNPNSIKEEN; this is encoded by the exons ATGGCCGAGTTTTTGGAAGATCCCTCAATTCTCACCAAAGAGAAGCTCAAGAACGAACTTATAGCGAATAACATCGTTCTCCCGAGCGGGGAGCAGCGCAAAGACGTGTACGTGCAGCTGTACCGCCAGCACCTGAGCTCCCGCAACCGCAACACCCCGGACTTCTCCAGCGACGAGGAGCGGGAGTCCACGCCGGTGCGGGGCAGAGGACGGCCGCCGGGACGG AAAGCAACAAAGAAAACAGATAAACCCACTGTAGAAGGAGAGAGTGAGCAGGAAGTAACATCACTCAGCAATGAAGCTCTCCGGGAGGAATTGCTAAAATATGGAGTGAAACCAGGTCCGATTCTAG GCAGCACAAGAAAAGTCTATGAGCAAAGGCTCTTAAAGTTAAAGGAGCAGCAAGAGGTTGTGTCGCCTCCAGTAGCCGACCTGTCAACTGCAGATAACAAACAAAATGGAAATTCAGATTCTGCACAGTACAGTGACAATGATG AGCCCAGGACAGAGCTGACATTTGAGCCTAGGGAGCCACTGAGAAGTAAACCAAAAGCTCAAGTTACATCTCGGTCCAAAAAGGTGGAGCATAATGAG GCAGCAGAAGATAACGAAGCAGTTTCTGAATTAAATGTCAAACGAAGTAACAGGCTACCTCCAAAGGATTTTCTGCCTGAGATTGAGGATGTATCCGTCAATTTAGCT AGCATTTCTGGTGATGCCGTGTCTGAGCTTACAAAGGTGTTGGATTCTGAAAAAGGGGGTCGACTGCAGGCTGTTGCTAAAGAATCCACAAAAGTAGCAAGAAGAACACCAAGGAAGAGG gTGGTAGCTGCAGAACCTATTGATGATTCAGATAACTCTGAGCCTGAGCCCATAACCGAAGCTGTAATGACTTCAAGCAAGCAAACTTTA GCTAATGAAGGATTCTCTCAATTTGAATCCCGTCAGGTTGATTATCAGGTCATTGAGAATTTCAAGCATACAAACGCTTTGCGGTCAGTGAGTGAGTTCACAGATTTGTCAAGAAGGACCCCAAAGAAACAGCTGATCAGTGAAAAA GATTCTGGAAACACAAATGATCGGCTGGAGACTCCAAACAAGACGAGACAGTTGAAAATAACAAAGTTTATTACTCCTGTTAAAAAAC AGATTATAGAGAAAGCATTTGTGGAAGAAAAACGAGAAGACAGAGATGTTTTGAAGGAAATGTTTCCGTATGAAATTTCAACGCCTACCGGAATAAG TGCAAGTTGTCGTAGGCCGATTAAAGGAGCTGCAGGTCGACCTTTTAATTTGAAAGATTACAAAGATTACAAATTGGAGGATAGTTATTCTTCATCTAAATATATCTCAAAGTACCAACCTGTAGTTGAAGAGAAGCCTACGAAAGGGAAAAGTGGACGATCCATCCCCATCTGGATAAAGCTCCTTATTCTTGTCATTTTGGCAGTGCTTGCATTCTTGGTTTACCATGCTATGGAAACCAATGAAGGGAACCCTTTTGCAAAATGGCTCCAGGGCAACCCAAACAGCATCAAAGAAGAAAACTGA